The DNA sequence TCGGCGCCATCGCCGCAGCCTTCAGCGCCGGCGAAATCCGACGCCGGATGAGTGCGGAGACCTGCGCGCGGGTCTTCAGCGTCACGCTGGGCCTGAGCATGGCGGTGATCGGCGCCAGCCACTCAGCCCTATTCACCGCGCCCGCCCTCATCGCCGCCGGCGCCTCGTGGATGAGCCTGATCACCGTGTTCAATGTCAGTGTCCAAACCAGCGCGCCGCGATGGGTCTCGGGCCGCGCGCTTGCGACCTTCCAGGCGGCCAACGCCGCAGGCAACGCGCTGGGGGCCTGGTGCTGGGGCCTGGTCGCCGGCGCCTGGGGGCTGACGCCGGCCCTGCTCATCGCGGGCGGCCTGATGACGCTGTTGCCGGTCGTCGGTCTGTGGCTGACCCTCGACCCCATCACGGGCCGCGACGGCGACGCGCTGGAGGCGCCGGCGGACCCCGATATCCGCCTGGGCGTGACCGGCCGCAGCGGCCCGATCTCCATCGACGTCGAGTACCGCATCGATATCGAGCGGGCCCGCGAGTTCTACCGCACAATGCAGGCTGTCCGGCAGCTGCGCCAACGCAACGGCGCCTATGGCTGGTCCCTGTCGCGCGACCTCGCCGATCCGGAACTCTGGGTCGAACGCTATTCCTCGCCGACCTGGCACGACTATCTCCGTCTGCGCGCCCGCACGACCGAGGAGGACGCCGAAGCGCATCGCGCAGCGCTCGCCTTCCACGTGGGTGATGCGCCCCCCATCGTGCACCGCCGGCTGGAGCGCCCGCTAGGCTCGGTCCGCTGGACCGACGACGTCCCGGAAGGCGCTGAGACCGTCCCGGTCATGCCTGGGACGTCCGGCTCAGTCTGACGTCCGGCTCGTGCCAACCGGCCAGATTTTCTACGACCCCGGGAAGGATTCATTGGGCTTCCGTGGGCGGCTTTGGCCTTGCGCGCCCAGGCGCCCTGCTCACATAAGTCTGCCCAACTGCGGACGAATGGCCGCGATCTCTCGCGCGGCGCCAGCGCCCTCAGTCCGAACCTGGCGCGCCAGGAAGAGGCAGGAACCTTTCAGTGAATCTAATGGTCGATCCCGCAAAGGCCGCCGAGGCTGGCGTCACCCCAGACCGGCTGACACACCTCCAACGTCTGGAGGCCGAAAGCATCCACATCATGCGCGAGGTCGTCGCCGAGTGCGAAAACCCGGTCATGCTCTATTCCGTCGGCAAGGACTCAGCGGTGATGCTGCACCTCGCCGCCAAGGCCTTTTTCCCAGCCAAGCCGCCCTTCCCTTTGCTGCACGTCGACACGACCTGGAAGTTCCAAGACATGTACGCCATGCGCGAGCGCATGGCCGCCGAGCTCGGCTTCGAACTCCTCGTCCACCAGAACCCAGAAGCCCTGGCCAAGGGCATCAATCCCTTCGACCACGGCTCGCTGCACACCGACATGTGGAAGACCGAGGGGCTGAAGCAGGCCCTCGACAAATATGGCTTCGACGCAGCCTTTGGCGGCGCCCGTCGCGACGAAGAGAAGTCCCGCGCCAAGGAACGCATCTTCTCCTTCCGCACCGCCCAGCACGTCTGGGATCCCAAGAACCAGCGGCCCGAGCTCTGGCGGCTCTACAACACCCGCAAGGCCAAGGGCGAGAGCGTCCGGGTCTTCCCGATCTCCAACTGGACCGAGCTGGACATCTGGCAATACATCCACCTGGAAAATATCCCCATCGTGCCGCTCTACTTCTCCGCGGTGCGCCCGGTGGTCGAGCGCGACGGCGCGCTGATCATGGTCGATGACGACCGCATGCGGCTCGCGCCCGGCGAAGTCCCGATGCAAAAGTCGGTCCGCTTCCGGACGCTCGGCTGCTACCCCTTGAGCGGCGCCGTGGAGTCCACCGCCGCCACCTTGCCCGAGATCATCCAGGAGATGCTTCTCACCACCACCTCGGAGCGCCAGGGTCGCAAGATCGACCACGATCAGGCCGCCTCGATGGAGAAGAAGAAGCGGGAAGGCTACTTCTGATGGCTCACGTCTCCGACCTCATCGCCACCGACATCACCGCCTACCTTGAGGCCCACCAGCACAAGTCGCTGCTGCGGTTCCTGACCTGCGGCTCCGTCGACGACGGCAAGTCCACCTTGATCGGCCGCCTGCTCTACGACTCCAAGATGATCTTCGAGGACCAGCTGGCCGCGCTTGAGGCCGACTCCAAGAAGGTCGGCACGCAAGGCGGCGAGATCGACTTCGCCCTGCTGGTCGACGGCCTGGCCGCCGAGCGCGAGCAAGGCATCACCATCGACGTCGCCTACCGCTTCTTCTCGACAGACAAGCGCAAGTTCATCGTCGCCGACACCCCCGGCCACGAACAGTATACGCGCAACATGGTGACCGGCGCCTCGACCGCCGACGCCGCCGTCATCCTGATCGACGCGCGGCAGGGCGTACTGACCCAGACGCGGCGCCACAGCTACCTCGTGAAGCTGCTCGGCATCCGCCATGTGGTGCTGGCGATCAACAAGATGGACCTGGTGGGCTGGTCGCAGGACCGCTTCGCCGAGATCCTGGCCGACTATGAAGCCTTCGCCCAGAAGATCGGCCTGACCGACTACACCCCGATCCCGATCTCCGCCCTGCGCGGCGACAACATCACCGCTCATAGTGACGCCGCCCCTTGGTATCAGGGACCCGCGCTCCTGCCTTTCCTCGAGACCGTCGACATCGACGACGACGAACGCGAACGGCCGTTCCGCCTGCCCGTCCAGTGGGTCAACCGCCCAAACCTCGATTTCCGCGGCTTCGCAGGCCTGATCGCCGCCGGCTCGGTCAAGCCGGGCGACGCCGTGCGCGTCCTGCCGTCAGGGCGCACCTCCACCGTCTCGCGCATCGTCACCAAGGACGGCGACCTGGCGGAGGCGGTCGCCGGCCAATCAGTGACGCTCACGCTCGCTGACGAGATCGACGTCTCCCGGGGCGACGTCCTGGCCGCCGCCGACAGCCCACCCGAGGTCGCCGACCAGTTCGAGACCACCCTGGTCTGGATGTCCGACGAGCCCCTGCTTCCTGGCCGGCCCTACTGGCTGAAGATCGGTACGAAGCTGACCTCAGCCCAGGTCACCGACATCAAGTACAAGGTGAACGTCAACACCTTGGAACATCTGGCCGGTAAGACCCTCGAGCTCAACGAGATCGCCGTCTGCAACCTGTCGGTCGACCAGCCCATCGCCTTTGACCCTTACGACCAGGGCAAGGACACCGGCGGCTTCATCCTCATCGACCGGATGACCAATGGCACGGTCGGCGCGGGCATGATCCGCTTTGCGCTCCGCCGCAGCCACAACATCCACTGGCAGGCCCTCGACGTCACCCGCGCCAGCCGCGCCGAGGCCAAGCGGCAAAAGCCGGCGGTCCTGTGGTTCACCGGCCTTTCCGGCGCCGGCAAGTCGGCGATCGCCAATATCGTCGAGAAGAAGCTGCACGCCGAAGGCCGGCACACCTACCTGTTGGACGGCGACAATGTCCGCCACGGCCTGAATCGCGACCTAGGGTTCACCGACGCCGACCGCGTCGAGAACATCCGCCGCGTCGCCGAGGTCGCCAAGCTGATGACCGACGCCGGCCTGATCGTGCTGGTCTCCTTCATCTCGCCGTTCCGCGCCGAGCGAGACATGGCCCGCAAGCTGATGGCCGCGGGCGAGTTCTTTGAGACCTTTATCGACACGCCTCTCGCCGTGGCCGAGCAGCGCGACGTGAAGGGCCTCTACCAGAAGGCCCGCGCCGGAGAGCTCAAGCACTTCACCGGCATCGACAGCCCCTATGAGGCGCCGGAGACCCCTGAGCTGAGGATCGACACCACGGCCCTGGAGCCGGAGGCGGCCGCCGACCTGATCATCGCGCGCCTTCGCGACGCCGGCGTGCTCAGCGCGTGAGCGACATCCTGTCGGACCACGCGCTCGCCCACCGCCTGGCTGAGGCCGCGGGCGAGATCCTACTGGCGATCCAGCGCTCCACGTTGCTCGACGGCAAGCCGTTGGGCGCGGCTGGCGACGCCGTGGCCAACGCCTTCATCCTGCGGGTCCTCGCCGAACAGCGACCTGAGGATTTCCTGCTGTCGGAGGAGGCCGCCCCCGATCCGGCCCGCCTCGGCAAGCGCCGGGTCTGGATCATTGATCCCCTCGACGGGACCCGGGAGTTCTCGGAAGGCCGCGGCGACTGGGCCGTTCACGTCGCCCTGACCGAAGACGGACTGCCCACGGCCAGCGCCGTCGCCCTGCCGGGACTTGGCGTCGTGCTCTCCACTGAAACACCGCCCGCCGTGCCGCACTTGGACAACCCTCTGCGCTTCGTCGTCAGCCGCACACGCCCACCGGTGCAAGCTGAGGCCGCCGCCAAGGCCATGGGGGCGGAACTCGTGCCCATGGGCTCGGCGGGCGCAAAGACCATGGCCGTCGTCCGCGGCGAGGCCCACGCCTACATCCATTCCGGCGGTCAGTATGAGTGGGACAGCTGCGCCCCTGTCGGCGTCGCCCAGGCCGCGGGCCTGCATGTCAGCCGCATCGACGGATCCCCGCTGATCTATAACCGCCAGGACCCCTACCTGCCGGACCTGCTGGTCTGTCGCAAAGACCTGGTCGAGCGGCTGCTGGCGGCGATCGCGGCGGCGTAAAGCTCAGGCGTCGCAGATCCGGTCGCCTGTCCGGGTGACATGGAACGCACCCGTCACCGACAGCACGATCCAGTCCCCACAGTGGGCGATCACCTCGCCCTGCGGGGTGCGCACCTGAATCGCCTCCGCGTGCTCCAGGGTGCGCGCGTCATCGCCCAACCACATCAATAGATTGCGCCAATTGGTTGAATCCCCGGGCGGCGGGACGCGAAGCGCGGCGCCATGGTCGAAGGGCGGTAGAGAACTGAAGCTGGTCATGAGTCCGATTCGCCGAAGCCTTGCGCTCACGGTTCGGCTGCTTCGGTGACCAAGACCTTAATCAGCCCTCGGCGAGAATCCTGTCGATCAGCGCTTTCGGTCCGGCGCCCGCCCAATCGGCGTCACCGGCGATTCTCGCCCGCTCCAGCCCGTCCTTGCCGTAGATGATGGTGGTCGGCAGGCCCTGGGCCGCCGGCTGCATCTCCCACGGGAACTTGGCCTCAGGGTCATTGTAGAATTTCAGCGGCGGGTGCTGCGTGATGAAATTGCGCGCCTCCTGGGCCTTGTCCGGCTTGTCGATGCTGATCGCCACGACGGACACAGGCCTGCCGTCGTACGCCTTCTGCAGCGCCGCCAGCGTCGGCATCTCGATCTTGCAAGGCGCGCACCAGGTCGCCCACAGGTTCACCACCGTCACCTGACCCTTGAAGGCGGCGATCTTGGTCGGCTGGCCAGCGGCGTCGACGAAGGGATAGTCGCTGGCCGGTTTGCCGGCGTTGGTCGTGCTGATTTTGGACGCGAATCCAGACGTATCGGCGCTCTGTGCGGCCGGCGCCGATTCTTGCGGTTCAGCCGGCTTGGTTCCCGACTGGCCTATGATGTAGATGAGCCCGGCCACGCCGACCGCGCCTGCGCCGAGGAGGGCCCACTTCAGGGGTCCGCCGTTCGCCTTCTCCGGATGACCGCTCATGACCGACGACTCCTCTGACGCTGCAAAGCCCACTGGCCAACCGACGGGACCGGCGCCCAAAGGTCAAGCCATGTGGGGCGGCCGGTTCGCTGACAAGCCGGCCGAGCTGATGCAGGCGATTAACGTCTCCATCGGTTTCGACAAGCGTCTCGCTGCACAGGATCTCGCCGGTTCACGGGCGCACGCCGAGATGCTGCGCACAACCGGCGTGATCTCCGCCGAGGACGAGGCCCAGATCCAGGCGGGTCTTAAGACGATCGGCGAAGAGATCGAGGGCGGAGTGTTTCCCTTCCGCGAGGAATACGAAGACATCCATATGAACGTTGAGGCGCGCTTGCGGGAACTAATCGGCCCGCCAGCCGGCCGGTTGCACACGGCGCGTTCGCGCAACGACCAGGTGGCCGTCGACTTCCGGATGTGGGTCCGCGACGCCTGCGACCAGACCGGCGATCAGCTTCGCCGCCTGCAACGCGCCCTGCTGAACAAGGCCGAGGCTCACGCCGCCGACCTGATGCCAGGCTTCACCCATCTGCAACCTGCCCAGCCGGTCACGTTCGGCCATCACCTGATGGCCTATGTCGAGATGTTCGGCCGCGACGCCTCACGGTTCGCCGATGCGCGAACGCGGATGAACGAAAGCCCCCTGGGCGCGGCTGCGCTCGCCGGTTCGCCCTTCCCCATCGACCGCTTCCAGACCGCCAAGGCGCTCGGCTTCGACCGGCCCACGGCCAACTCGCTGGACAGTGTCTCCGACCGCGACTTCGCCCTGGAGAGCCTGGCCGCTGCGGCGATCTGCGCCATCCACCTGTCGCGCCTGGCCGAGGAAATCGTCATCTGGATGACGCCGCAGTTCGGCTTCATCACGCTGTCGGACGCCTTCACCACCGGCTCGTCGATCATGCCGCAAAAGAAAAACCCCGACGCCGCTGAGCTCGTGCGCGCCAAGGCCGGGCGTCTCTTGGCCTCCTTCACCCACCTCGCCGTGGTGATGAAAGGCCTGCCTTTGACCTATTCAAAGGACATGCAGGAGGACAAGGAGCCCACCTTCGAGGCCTTCGACGCGCTTCGCCTCTCGATCGCCGCCATGACCGGAATGATCGCCGACCTGACCGCCAATACTGGCCGCATGTCCGCGGCCGCAGGCGCGGGCTTCTCCACCGCCACCGACTTGGCCGATTGGCTGGTGCGCGAATTGAACCTGCCGTTCCGGGAAGCGCACCACATCACCGGTTCGGCTGTGAAGTTGGCCGAGACTCTCGGCGTCGACCTGCCGGGCCTGCCGCTCGCCGAATTGCAGGCCTTGGAGCCGAGGATCACCGCCAGCGTTTACGAGGTCTTGACCCCGGAGGCTTCAGCGTCCAGCCGCAGGAGCTATGGTGGCGCTTCGCCTGAGCAGGTGCGCGTTCAGATCCAACGCTGGAAGGAGATTCTCGCATGAGCCTTCGTCACACCCTGATCGTCGCCGGGCTGCTGTCGACATCCGCGATCGCCGGTTGCGGCAAGATGGGCCAGTTGGAGCGCCCCGGCCCGTTATTCGGACGCACCCCGACCGCCGAGTCCGCGGCCGCGACGCCCGCTGAAGACGTCGAGACCGTGCGCACCATCGACCCGCGCGATCGCCGCAACGTCCAGCCCAATTTGCCCGTCCGCACCGACCCGATCCAGAACACCCGC is a window from the Phenylobacterium immobile (ATCC 35973) genome containing:
- a CDS encoding MFS transporter, with amino-acid sequence MAETTAPAGAEQGGEPADRLTAPFREAIFRRIWFASLFSNFGALIQGVGAAWSMTELTGRADLVALVQSAQMAPFMVLSLASGAIADMYDRRKVALIGLGFCLFSSACLTIIAMAGGLSPAVLLIFTFTIGLGVAIFAPSWAASVREQVNPRLLPQAIALNSISFNIARSFGPALGGVIVAGAGAGAAFGLNTLFYLPLIYVLWKWNRVETPSRLPPERLGWAVVSGVRFVWHAPSIRKAVIRTFLTTGCGGCILALMPLVARENLQGEAETFGLMLGAFGVGAIAAAFSAGEIRRRMSAETCARVFSVTLGLSMAVIGASHSALFTAPALIAAGASWMSLITVFNVSVQTSAPRWVSGRALATFQAANAAGNALGAWCWGLVAGAWGLTPALLIAGGLMTLLPVVGLWLTLDPITGRDGDALEAPADPDIRLGVTGRSGPISIDVEYRIDIERAREFYRTMQAVRQLRQRNGAYGWSLSRDLADPELWVERYSSPTWHDYLRLRARTTEEDAEAHRAALAFHVGDAPPIVHRRLERPLGSVRWTDDVPEGAETVPVMPGTSGSV
- the cysD gene encoding sulfate adenylyltransferase subunit CysD, coding for MVDPAKAAEAGVTPDRLTHLQRLEAESIHIMREVVAECENPVMLYSVGKDSAVMLHLAAKAFFPAKPPFPLLHVDTTWKFQDMYAMRERMAAELGFELLVHQNPEALAKGINPFDHGSLHTDMWKTEGLKQALDKYGFDAAFGGARRDEEKSRAKERIFSFRTAQHVWDPKNQRPELWRLYNTRKAKGESVRVFPISNWTELDIWQYIHLENIPIVPLYFSAVRPVVERDGALIMVDDDRMRLAPGEVPMQKSVRFRTLGCYPLSGAVESTAATLPEIIQEMLLTTTSERQGRKIDHDQAASMEKKKREGYF
- the cysN gene encoding sulfate adenylyltransferase subunit CysN, translating into MAHVSDLIATDITAYLEAHQHKSLLRFLTCGSVDDGKSTLIGRLLYDSKMIFEDQLAALEADSKKVGTQGGEIDFALLVDGLAAEREQGITIDVAYRFFSTDKRKFIVADTPGHEQYTRNMVTGASTADAAVILIDARQGVLTQTRRHSYLVKLLGIRHVVLAINKMDLVGWSQDRFAEILADYEAFAQKIGLTDYTPIPISALRGDNITAHSDAAPWYQGPALLPFLETVDIDDDERERPFRLPVQWVNRPNLDFRGFAGLIAAGSVKPGDAVRVLPSGRTSTVSRIVTKDGDLAEAVAGQSVTLTLADEIDVSRGDVLAAADSPPEVADQFETTLVWMSDEPLLPGRPYWLKIGTKLTSAQVTDIKYKVNVNTLEHLAGKTLELNEIAVCNLSVDQPIAFDPYDQGKDTGGFILIDRMTNGTVGAGMIRFALRRSHNIHWQALDVTRASRAEAKRQKPAVLWFTGLSGAGKSAIANIVEKKLHAEGRHTYLLDGDNVRHGLNRDLGFTDADRVENIRRVAEVAKLMTDAGLIVLVSFISPFRAERDMARKLMAAGEFFETFIDTPLAVAEQRDVKGLYQKARAGELKHFTGIDSPYEAPETPELRIDTTALEPEAAADLIIARLRDAGVLSA
- a CDS encoding 3'(2'),5'-bisphosphate nucleotidase CysQ; protein product: MSDILSDHALAHRLAEAAGEILLAIQRSTLLDGKPLGAAGDAVANAFILRVLAEQRPEDFLLSEEAAPDPARLGKRRVWIIDPLDGTREFSEGRGDWAVHVALTEDGLPTASAVALPGLGVVLSTETPPAVPHLDNPLRFVVSRTRPPVQAEAAAKAMGAELVPMGSAGAKTMAVVRGEAHAYIHSGGQYEWDSCAPVGVAQAAGLHVSRIDGSPLIYNRQDPYLPDLLVCRKDLVERLLAAIAAA
- a CDS encoding TlpA family protein disulfide reductase, with amino-acid sequence MSGHPEKANGGPLKWALLGAGAVGVAGLIYIIGQSGTKPAEPQESAPAAQSADTSGFASKISTTNAGKPASDYPFVDAAGQPTKIAAFKGQVTVVNLWATWCAPCKIEMPTLAALQKAYDGRPVSVVAISIDKPDKAQEARNFITQHPPLKFYNDPEAKFPWEMQPAAQGLPTTIIYGKDGLERARIAGDADWAGAGPKALIDRILAEG
- the argH gene encoding argininosuccinate lyase; protein product: MTDDSSDAAKPTGQPTGPAPKGQAMWGGRFADKPAELMQAINVSIGFDKRLAAQDLAGSRAHAEMLRTTGVISAEDEAQIQAGLKTIGEEIEGGVFPFREEYEDIHMNVEARLRELIGPPAGRLHTARSRNDQVAVDFRMWVRDACDQTGDQLRRLQRALLNKAEAHAADLMPGFTHLQPAQPVTFGHHLMAYVEMFGRDASRFADARTRMNESPLGAAALAGSPFPIDRFQTAKALGFDRPTANSLDSVSDRDFALESLAAAAICAIHLSRLAEEIVIWMTPQFGFITLSDAFTTGSSIMPQKKNPDAAELVRAKAGRLLASFTHLAVVMKGLPLTYSKDMQEDKEPTFEAFDALRLSIAAMTGMIADLTANTGRMSAAAGAGFSTATDLADWLVRELNLPFREAHHITGSAVKLAETLGVDLPGLPLAELQALEPRITASVYEVLTPEASASSRRSYGGASPEQVRVQIQRWKEILA